A window of Parasynechococcus marenigrum WH 8102 contains these coding sequences:
- a CDS encoding sensor histidine kinase, translating to MSIRPPGPLQLTEPFLTFADQQLEQLNRNRCFQHLALYLSQAGDKDRPPLVLIRQLSAAERTLPPADADPELRHPAQERRWYPLRDGELILGALRADLVPAEAWDPQRDQQLRDGAAALSHALARDLECLQLRNALEQQQSQLRTMVHQLRNPLSALRTYAQLLLRRLESSSEHRPLVEGMLAEQNQLNRYVNVLDSIGQPALSGRQPEPAPLMLPPDSSAVGTSLQQQLMPLIERAKAMATLQGRPWHGPDNWPAWATESARVAATAEIVANLLENAFRYSPPGRAIGLMPLPSGLCIWDEGPPIDPDERDAIFQEGVRGRRGRDRPGTGLGLALARQLAEDDGGTLELCVEPSRLAAELPQQGNAFHLTWSEPEAPT from the coding sequence GTGTCCATTCGCCCACCAGGCCCATTGCAGCTGACGGAACCGTTCCTGACTTTTGCGGATCAACAGCTGGAGCAACTGAACCGCAACCGTTGCTTTCAGCATCTCGCCCTGTATCTCAGTCAGGCAGGGGACAAGGACCGACCACCGCTCGTGCTGATTCGACAGCTCTCGGCTGCTGAACGAACACTTCCCCCCGCCGATGCCGATCCCGAGCTACGGCATCCAGCTCAGGAACGCCGCTGGTACCCCCTACGCGATGGGGAACTGATCCTAGGAGCCCTGCGCGCCGATCTTGTCCCCGCCGAAGCGTGGGACCCGCAACGGGACCAGCAATTGCGCGATGGCGCCGCTGCCCTCAGTCATGCATTGGCGCGAGATCTCGAATGCCTTCAGCTGCGCAACGCCCTGGAACAACAGCAATCCCAGCTGCGCACCATGGTTCATCAGCTGCGGAATCCCCTGTCAGCGCTGCGGACCTACGCCCAGTTGCTGCTGCGGCGTCTGGAGAGCAGCAGCGAACATCGACCACTTGTGGAGGGAATGCTGGCGGAGCAGAACCAGCTCAATCGCTACGTCAATGTCCTCGACAGCATCGGGCAACCGGCCCTGAGTGGACGTCAGCCGGAGCCTGCCCCCTTGATGCTTCCCCCGGACAGCAGTGCTGTGGGCACCAGCCTTCAACAGCAGTTGATGCCCTTGATCGAGCGGGCCAAGGCCATGGCCACGCTGCAAGGGCGGCCTTGGCATGGGCCTGACAACTGGCCCGCCTGGGCCACTGAGTCGGCACGGGTCGCAGCAACAGCGGAGATCGTGGCCAACCTTCTTGAAAATGCTTTCCGCTACAGCCCCCCTGGTAGGGCGATTGGTCTGATGCCCCTGCCCAGTGGTTTGTGCATTTGGGATGAAGGCCCGCCGATCGATCCTGATGAACGAGACGCGATCTTCCAGGAAGGGGTGCGGGGCCGGCGGGGTCGAGACCGTCCGGGCACCGGACTTGGACTCGCCCTGGCCCGTCAGCTGGCAGAAGACGATGGCGGGACGCTTGAACTGTGCGTTGAGCCGTCTCGCTTAGCGGCAGAGCTTCCCCAGCAAGGGAATGCCTTCCACCTCACCTGGTCAGAGCCAGAAGCACCAACGTGA
- a CDS encoding DUF3155 domain-containing protein: MSKKRKRISRRRLAGQRVLAHVSTHHLETGEYKPVTAARRYIAEAGLVPPALLNVRRNEHTTDRFFWGEKGLFSAQYAEENHFLFPSLRTIVDSIGEDTLFEGLDLSADDWEEMEEYEYAFV, translated from the coding sequence ATGTCCAAGAAGCGCAAGCGCATCAGCCGCCGTCGTCTCGCGGGGCAACGGGTCCTTGCCCATGTGTCCACTCATCATCTGGAAACCGGTGAGTACAAGCCTGTGACGGCGGCTCGTCGCTACATCGCTGAGGCCGGTTTGGTACCTCCGGCGTTGCTCAATGTGCGACGCAATGAACACACCACCGATCGCTTCTTCTGGGGCGAAAAGGGACTATTCAGCGCTCAGTACGCCGAAGAGAATCACTTCCTCTTTCCGTCCTTGCGCACCATCGTCGATTCGATCGGTGAAGACACCTTGTTTGAGGGGCTCGATCTCTCTGCCGACGATTGGGAGGAGATGGAAGAGTACGAGTACGCGTTCGTTTGA
- a CDS encoding alpha/beta hydrolase, with translation MNSRLVMLHGWGATSDDLEPLGRSLAAAIDLPLEVVALAAPHLHPQPPGRQWYGLFPADWDGVPAAVEALQERLKTITRQGPAMERTVLLGFSQGGAMALDSGCGLPLAGVISCSGYPHPNWEPADQHPPVLVMHGRQDTIVPATAMDAITARLRSNRCETLSFDNGHTIPEEMVQPMLTFLKRVLKGP, from the coding sequence ATGAACAGCCGCCTGGTGATGCTTCATGGCTGGGGTGCCACGTCGGATGATCTGGAACCCCTCGGACGATCACTCGCAGCCGCCATCGATCTTCCTTTGGAGGTGGTGGCGCTGGCGGCTCCCCATCTCCATCCCCAGCCCCCTGGCCGCCAGTGGTACGGCCTTTTCCCTGCAGACTGGGATGGTGTTCCAGCAGCCGTCGAGGCGCTTCAGGAGCGCCTGAAGACGATTACCCGTCAGGGGCCAGCAATGGAACGCACGGTGCTGCTCGGATTTTCCCAAGGTGGCGCCATGGCGCTTGACAGCGGTTGCGGCCTGCCCCTGGCGGGTGTGATCTCCTGCAGTGGCTATCCACACCCAAACTGGGAGCCAGCGGACCAACACCCGCCAGTCCTGGTCATGCACGGCCGTCAAGACACGATCGTCCCTGCAACAGCAATGGACGCCATCACCGCACGGCTCCGATCCAACCGTTGCGAAACCCTCTCATTCGACAACGGTCACACCATCCCAGAAGAAATGGTGCAACCGATGCTGACGTTCTTGAAACGGGTCCTGAAAGGACCCTGA
- the purH gene encoding bifunctional phosphoribosylaminoimidazolecarboxamide formyltransferase/IMP cyclohydrolase yields the protein MAPFALLSVSDKNGVVALAEALHRTHGYALLSSGGTAKVLEDAGLPVTRMSEHNGAPEILGGRVKTLHPRVHGGILAKRGDAAHQADLEQQGIPAIDLVVVNLYPFRETVARADVTWDQAIENIDIGGPAMVRAAAKNHADVAVLTSPDQYSSVLAAMAESAGRVPADLCRQLALEAFQHTAAYDTAISRWMAGEVELVSSPWLEAVPLRQTLRYGENPHQKARWFSHPRQGWGGAIQLQGKELSTNNLLDLEAALATVREFGYGPNAVGPAAVVVKHTNPCGVAVGPVVASALTRALDADRVSAFGGIVAINGPVEAAAARELTGLFLECVVAPSFSPEAREILAAKANLRLLELSPDAIAAAGPDHVRSILGGLLVQDLDDQVMTPDQWTLATKRPPTAQEKQDLEFAWRLVRHVRSNAIVVARDGQSLGVGAGQMNRVGSARIALEAAAEKAKGAVLASDGFFPFDDTVRLAASHGITAVIHPGGSLRDGESVKACDELGLAMLLTGRRHFLH from the coding sequence ATGGCTCCTTTTGCGCTGCTGAGCGTGTCCGACAAAAACGGCGTTGTGGCGCTGGCGGAGGCGTTGCATCGCACCCATGGTTATGCGCTTCTGTCCAGTGGTGGGACCGCCAAGGTTCTGGAAGATGCCGGACTTCCGGTGACCCGTATGTCAGAGCACAACGGCGCACCGGAGATTCTCGGTGGTCGAGTGAAGACCCTGCATCCGAGGGTGCACGGCGGCATCCTTGCCAAACGAGGTGATGCTGCCCATCAGGCTGATCTGGAGCAGCAGGGCATCCCCGCCATTGATCTGGTGGTGGTGAATCTGTACCCGTTCCGGGAAACGGTGGCCCGAGCGGATGTCACCTGGGATCAGGCGATCGAAAACATCGATATCGGAGGTCCGGCGATGGTCCGGGCCGCTGCCAAAAATCATGCTGATGTGGCGGTGCTCACCAGCCCGGATCAGTACTCCTCGGTGCTGGCGGCCATGGCGGAATCGGCTGGTCGTGTGCCTGCGGATCTATGCCGCCAGTTGGCCCTCGAAGCGTTTCAGCACACCGCGGCCTACGACACCGCCATCAGCCGTTGGATGGCTGGCGAGGTTGAGCTTGTGAGCAGCCCCTGGTTGGAGGCAGTACCGCTTCGCCAGACCTTGCGTTATGGGGAGAACCCACACCAGAAAGCACGCTGGTTCAGCCATCCCCGTCAGGGATGGGGAGGAGCGATTCAGCTGCAGGGCAAGGAGCTCAGCACCAACAACCTGTTGGACCTGGAGGCAGCTCTGGCGACGGTTCGCGAGTTTGGCTACGGCCCAAACGCCGTCGGCCCCGCTGCCGTGGTGGTGAAGCACACCAACCCCTGTGGTGTGGCTGTGGGACCGGTGGTGGCTTCCGCGCTGACGAGAGCGCTGGATGCGGATCGCGTCAGTGCGTTCGGCGGCATCGTGGCGATCAACGGACCCGTGGAGGCCGCCGCAGCCCGTGAGCTCACCGGGTTGTTTCTGGAATGTGTCGTGGCCCCATCCTTCTCCCCGGAAGCCAGGGAAATCCTGGCCGCCAAGGCCAATCTCCGGCTGCTGGAGCTGTCGCCGGATGCGATCGCTGCTGCTGGTCCAGATCACGTCCGCAGCATCCTCGGGGGACTGCTGGTGCAGGACCTCGATGATCAAGTGATGACCCCTGATCAGTGGACGCTGGCAACCAAGAGGCCTCCTACCGCTCAGGAGAAGCAGGATCTTGAGTTCGCCTGGCGCCTGGTGCGGCATGTGCGCTCTAACGCCATCGTTGTGGCCAGGGATGGTCAGAGCCTCGGGGTCGGCGCCGGTCAGATGAATCGCGTCGGTTCAGCGCGGATTGCCCTGGAGGCGGCGGCTGAGAAAGCCAAGGGAGCAGTGCTGGCCAGTGACGGATTCTTTCCCTTCGATGACACCGTTCGCCTGGCAGCTAGCCATGGCATCACAGCCGTGATTCATCCCGGAGGCAGCCTTCGGGACGGGGAGTCGGTCAAGGCCTGCGATGAACTGGGTCTGGCCATGCTGCTCACCGGCCGCCGCCATTTCCTGCACTGA
- a CDS encoding DUF4079 domain-containing protein translates to MLATLPFSLNFVHPLTEWGLLAMGGWALYLGIKAKKTRTGTPEQRKELVKGKFAQRHYLWGSILLAVMTVGTLGGMAVTYLNNGKLFVGPHLLVGLAMTGMIALAASLSPLMQRGNMIARKAHVGLNMGTLTLFLWQAFSGMEIVNKIWANR, encoded by the coding sequence ATGCTGGCCACCCTGCCTTTCAGCCTGAATTTCGTGCACCCCCTCACCGAATGGGGCCTGTTGGCCATGGGTGGCTGGGCTCTCTATCTGGGAATCAAGGCGAAGAAAACCCGCACCGGGACCCCAGAGCAGCGCAAAGAACTGGTTAAGGGGAAATTCGCTCAGCGCCACTACCTATGGGGAAGCATCCTGCTGGCGGTGATGACCGTCGGCACCCTTGGCGGCATGGCCGTGACTTACCTGAACAACGGCAAATTGTTCGTTGGACCTCACCTGCTGGTGGGTCTGGCCATGACGGGGATGATCGCCCTGGCGGCCTCCCTGTCTCCGCTGATGCAACGGGGCAACATGATCGCGCGCAAGGCCCATGTCGGCTTGAACATGGGCACGCTGACACTGTTCCTCTGGCAGGCGTTCAGCGGCATGGAGATCGTGAACAAGATCTGGGCTAACCGCTGA
- a CDS encoding DUF1997 domain-containing protein, whose protein sequence is MLLLSRSDPDNLLHGSDPQVRCYRSGFSDQMEMLAPTTQVVTYLNGHQSWFERCAKPMQVAALDHQSYALTLGRFGNFGFEVEPTIALRLLPEDKQLYRIETVRTVPQSLVLRDHYDVDFQASMQLIDQDSTTSVNWDLDLSVWIRLPKVITMLPEQLVQSSGDHLLRQIVRQISRRLTWKVQEDFHASHGLHCPPRRRAAF, encoded by the coding sequence GTGCTGCTCTTGTCGCGCTCTGACCCCGACAACCTGCTCCATGGTTCGGACCCGCAGGTGCGTTGTTACCGCAGCGGTTTCTCCGATCAGATGGAGATGCTGGCGCCCACCACGCAGGTCGTTACCTACCTAAACGGTCACCAGAGTTGGTTCGAGCGCTGTGCCAAGCCGATGCAGGTTGCGGCGCTTGACCACCAGTCCTATGCGCTGACCCTCGGACGCTTCGGCAACTTCGGTTTCGAGGTGGAGCCGACCATCGCGCTGCGTTTGTTGCCAGAAGATAAACAGCTTTATCGCATCGAAACGGTTCGGACCGTTCCGCAATCTCTCGTCTTACGCGACCACTACGACGTGGACTTTCAAGCGTCCATGCAGTTGATCGACCAGGACTCGACGACATCCGTGAACTGGGACCTCGATCTGAGCGTCTGGATACGACTCCCCAAGGTGATCACCATGCTTCCCGAACAACTGGTGCAATCCAGTGGCGATCATCTGCTGCGCCAGATCGTCCGGCAGATCTCAAGACGGCTGACCTGGAAGGTTCAGGAGGACTTTCACGCCAGCCATGGGCTCCACTGCCCGCCTCGTCGACGGGCAGCGTTCTGA
- a CDS encoding 4-hydroxy-3-methylbut-2-enyl diphosphate reductase, translated as MDTHAFKRSLHHSERYNRRGFGRAEEVAESLEQAYQSGLIGTIRDNGYKLSHGRLTVRLAEAFGFCWGVERAVAMAYETRKHYPAERLWITNEIIHNPSVNDHLREMDVQFIPVEQGVKDFSGVTSGDVVILPAFGATVQEMQLLNERGCHIVDTTCPWVSKVWTTVEKHKKHTITSIIHGKVKHEETLATSSFAGTYLVVLDMEEAQIVADYILGKGDRDAFMQRFSAACSPGFDPDRDLSRLGVANQTTMLKSETEEIGRLFERTMLSKYGPAELNDHFVAFNTICDATQERQDAMFSLVDEPLDLMVVIGGFNSSNTTHLQEIALSRGIRSFHIDTPDRLDAQANAIEHKPLNENLRLESNFLPAGPVTVGITSGASTPDRAVEEVIEKLMLLSES; from the coding sequence ATGGACACCCACGCCTTCAAGCGCTCCCTCCACCATTCAGAGCGCTACAACCGGCGGGGCTTCGGACGGGCCGAGGAAGTGGCCGAGAGCCTGGAGCAGGCCTACCAGAGCGGCTTGATCGGCACGATCCGGGACAACGGCTACAAGCTCAGCCATGGCCGGCTCACGGTTCGCCTGGCCGAGGCCTTCGGGTTCTGCTGGGGGGTGGAGCGGGCCGTGGCCATGGCCTACGAGACCCGCAAGCACTACCCCGCCGAGCGCCTGTGGATCACCAATGAGATCATCCACAACCCTTCGGTGAACGACCATCTGCGCGAGATGGATGTTCAGTTCATCCCTGTTGAACAAGGCGTCAAGGATTTTTCCGGCGTCACCTCCGGTGATGTGGTGATCCTTCCCGCCTTCGGCGCCACCGTTCAGGAGATGCAGCTGCTCAACGAACGGGGATGCCACATCGTGGACACCACCTGCCCGTGGGTCTCCAAGGTATGGACCACGGTGGAAAAGCACAAGAAGCACACGATCACCTCGATCATCCACGGCAAGGTGAAGCACGAGGAGACCCTCGCCACCAGCTCCTTTGCTGGGACTTACCTGGTGGTTCTGGACATGGAGGAAGCCCAAATCGTGGCGGACTACATCCTGGGCAAGGGCGACCGTGACGCCTTCATGCAGCGCTTCTCCGCCGCCTGCTCCCCTGGCTTTGACCCGGACCGTGATCTCTCACGCCTTGGCGTGGCCAACCAGACCACGATGCTCAAAAGCGAAACCGAAGAGATCGGCCGCCTGTTCGAACGCACGATGCTGAGCAAATACGGCCCAGCTGAGCTCAACGATCACTTCGTGGCTTTCAACACCATCTGCGATGCCACCCAGGAGCGTCAGGACGCCATGTTTTCCCTCGTGGACGAACCGCTTGATCTGATGGTGGTAATCGGCGGCTTCAACTCCTCCAACACCACGCACCTGCAGGAGATCGCCCTGAGCCGCGGCATCCGCTCCTTCCACATCGACACGCCGGATCGTCTCGATGCCCAGGCCAATGCCATTGAACACAAACCGCTCAACGAAAACCTGCGACTCGAAAGCAATTTTCTGCCAGCTGGACCGGTCACCGTTGGCATCACCTCCGGCGCCTCGACACCGGATCGGGCCGTGGAGGAAGTGATCGAGAAACTGATGCTGCTCAGCGAGAGCTGA
- a CDS encoding ammonium transporter, translating to MTTAFHSPTSRRRKTLQEANLLEGPLMLIKSIRGFSSNRAMTWLACAPLALMGLGIFTLSAKAEELPDLNAAFLANNLWLLVATILVIFMNAGFAMVEAGMCRQKNAVNILAKNLFVFALAVTAYWFVGYSFMYGDAAIDGWLYFGGLFFDPTVTAETISDAGLVPTVDFLFQAAFAGTAATIVSGLVAERIKFGEFVVFALILTAFIYPVAGSWEWNGGWLNSVGNAEFIDFAGSSIVHSVGAWAGLVGAALLGPRIGKYVGGNVQAIPGHNMSIATLGALILWIGWYGFNPGSQLAMDQWVPYVAVTTTLGAAGGAIGATVISTITSKKPDLTMIINGILAGLVSVTAGCGNLTLTGSWVAGLVGGIIVVFSVSALDSAGIDDPVGAFSVHGVCGVWGTLVIGLWGFDVQGDGSPLGLLVGGGIEQLGIQALGTAAYAIWTVVTCFIAWQIIGALFGGIRVTEQEETEGLDIGEHGMEAYAGFSTTNN from the coding sequence ATGACAACTGCATTCCACTCGCCTACCAGTAGGCGCCGAAAAACATTGCAGGAGGCCAACCTCCTCGAAGGTCCGTTGATGCTGATTAAGAGCATCCGGGGCTTCAGCTCCAACCGTGCCATGACCTGGCTCGCCTGCGCTCCACTGGCGCTGATGGGTCTCGGCATTTTCACTCTCTCAGCAAAAGCCGAAGAGCTGCCAGATCTCAATGCAGCCTTCCTCGCCAACAACCTCTGGCTGCTGGTGGCCACCATCCTGGTGATCTTCATGAACGCCGGCTTCGCCATGGTGGAAGCCGGCATGTGCCGCCAAAAAAATGCCGTCAATATTCTCGCCAAGAACCTGTTCGTCTTCGCCCTGGCGGTAACCGCCTACTGGTTTGTTGGCTATTCCTTCATGTACGGAGACGCCGCCATCGATGGCTGGCTGTATTTCGGGGGGCTCTTCTTCGATCCAACCGTCACCGCTGAAACCATCAGCGACGCTGGCCTGGTTCCCACTGTTGATTTCCTCTTCCAGGCTGCTTTCGCCGGGACAGCAGCCACGATTGTTTCCGGTCTTGTGGCTGAGCGGATCAAGTTCGGCGAATTCGTGGTCTTCGCCCTGATCCTCACTGCCTTTATTTACCCTGTTGCAGGCAGCTGGGAATGGAATGGCGGCTGGCTCAACAGCGTCGGCAATGCCGAATTCATTGACTTTGCCGGTTCTTCGATCGTGCACTCCGTCGGTGCCTGGGCTGGCCTTGTGGGTGCTGCACTGCTTGGACCCCGCATCGGCAAATACGTCGGCGGCAATGTGCAGGCCATCCCTGGCCACAACATGTCCATCGCAACCCTCGGCGCGCTGATCCTCTGGATCGGCTGGTACGGCTTCAACCCCGGCTCCCAACTGGCCATGGATCAGTGGGTCCCCTACGTGGCTGTCACCACCACCCTCGGCGCTGCCGGCGGTGCCATCGGCGCCACGGTGATCTCCACGATCACCTCCAAAAAGCCTGACCTCACCATGATCATCAACGGCATCTTGGCCGGCCTGGTGAGCGTGACCGCCGGTTGCGGCAACCTCACCCTGACTGGGTCCTGGGTTGCCGGCTTGGTGGGCGGCATCATCGTCGTCTTCTCGGTGTCTGCTCTTGACTCTGCGGGCATCGATGATCCCGTCGGCGCCTTCTCCGTCCATGGAGTCTGCGGCGTCTGGGGCACCCTGGTGATCGGTCTTTGGGGTTTCGACGTTCAGGGTGATGGATCCCCCCTCGGCCTTCTGGTCGGCGGTGGTATTGAACAACTCGGCATCCAAGCTTTGGGTACCGCTGCTTACGCCATCTGGACCGTTGTGACCTGCTTCATCGCCTGGCAAATCATCGGTGCTCTCTTCGGTGGCATCCGCGTTACCGAGCAGGAAGAGACCGAAGGTCTGGACATCGGCGAGCACGGCATGGAGGCCTACGCCGGCTTCTCCACCACCAATAACTGA
- the sfsA gene encoding DNA/RNA nuclease SfsA, whose amino-acid sequence MTGCTTPGDALLSFEPLEEGVLIKRYKRFLADVELSSGEVITAHCANTGPMTGVLIPGQRVRLRHAPSPKRKLAWTWEQAEVPGADGAPCWVGINTALPNRLIRATIEAGCLAAQLGPIASIRAEVAYGANKRSRIDLLLTPTDSNPDQRPIYLEVKNTTWTDGTTALFPDTVTERGQKHLVELMGVLPDSRAVLVPCLSRPDVTEFAPGDSADPRYGELFREAIKAGVEVLPCRFRFQADGIRWEGIRPLKQL is encoded by the coding sequence ATGACCGGCTGCACGACCCCCGGCGATGCCCTGCTTAGCTTTGAACCGCTTGAAGAAGGCGTTCTGATCAAGCGCTACAAGCGTTTTCTGGCGGATGTAGAACTCAGCAGCGGAGAGGTGATCACCGCCCACTGCGCCAACACCGGCCCGATGACTGGGGTGTTAATCCCAGGCCAGCGGGTTCGACTGCGCCATGCCCCCTCACCCAAGCGCAAGCTGGCTTGGACCTGGGAGCAAGCCGAGGTGCCAGGGGCGGACGGTGCCCCCTGCTGGGTGGGCATCAACACGGCGCTGCCCAACCGCTTGATAAGGGCCACGATCGAAGCCGGCTGCTTGGCCGCTCAGCTGGGGCCCATCGCCAGCATCCGCGCCGAAGTGGCCTACGGAGCCAACAAACGCAGCCGGATTGATCTGCTGCTCACGCCGACCGACTCCAATCCTGATCAGCGGCCGATCTATCTCGAGGTGAAAAACACCACCTGGACCGATGGCACCACAGCCCTGTTCCCAGACACGGTGACTGAACGTGGCCAGAAGCACCTGGTGGAGCTGATGGGTGTTCTTCCAGATTCCAGAGCGGTGTTGGTTCCCTGTCTGAGTCGTCCGGATGTGACGGAGTTCGCGCCAGGGGACAGCGCGGATCCGCGCTATGGAGAACTGTTCCGCGAGGCGATCAAAGCCGGCGTGGAGGTGCTGCCCTGCCGCTTCCGCTTCCAGGCAGATGGAATTCGCTGGGAAGGGATCAGACCCTTGAAACAACTTTGA
- the murJ gene encoding murein biosynthesis integral membrane protein MurJ: MARSLKGIALVVTLGTLLSKVGGLVRQLVIAAAFGVGAAYDAYNYAYVLPGFLLILLGGINGPFHSAMVSVLSRRPRAEGAHILAALNTSVSALLLLVTLLLVLAADPLITLVGPGLSPELHAIATVQLQLMAPMALLAGLIGLGFGSLNAADEFWIPAISPLMSSAALVVGVGLLWWQLGSGITLPAAAMSGGVVLALATLVGALLQWLIQLPALIRQGLARFQLVWDWRHPGVREVWQVMGPATLSSGMLQINVFTDLFFASGIAGAAAGLGYANLLVQTPLGLISNALLVPLLPTFARLTAGEDRPELVERIRQGLMLSTASMIPLGGLFIALGAPIVALVYERGAFDAAAAQLVTGLLMAYGFGMPVYLGRDVLVRVFYALGDGTTPFRFSLAGIGLNVIFDWLLVGGPTPWGNQSPFNFGAPGLVLATVAINALTCLGLLLALRRRLQGLPLRRWGRDVTCLSLAGCMAAAVAWALQGWFSWPQGAVGLVLQIALPGLLGLLVYGLAATAFGIAEVRDIAAGVKRRLRRR, encoded by the coding sequence ATGGCGCGATCACTCAAGGGAATCGCCCTGGTGGTGACCCTGGGCACGCTGCTCAGCAAGGTGGGAGGGCTGGTGCGGCAGCTGGTGATTGCTGCTGCCTTCGGCGTGGGCGCTGCCTATGACGCATACAACTATGCCTATGTGTTGCCTGGATTTCTGCTGATCCTGCTGGGGGGAATCAACGGCCCTTTTCACAGCGCCATGGTCAGCGTGCTGAGCCGCCGTCCCCGAGCTGAGGGGGCTCACATCCTGGCGGCCTTGAACACCAGCGTGAGTGCCTTGCTGCTGCTGGTCACGCTGCTGCTGGTGCTGGCGGCTGATCCCTTGATCACGCTGGTGGGGCCAGGGTTGAGCCCGGAGCTGCACGCCATCGCCACTGTGCAGTTGCAGCTGATGGCGCCGATGGCCCTGCTGGCCGGTCTGATCGGCCTCGGTTTCGGCTCACTCAATGCCGCCGATGAGTTCTGGATCCCGGCGATCTCTCCGTTGATGTCCAGTGCTGCGCTGGTGGTTGGGGTTGGGCTGCTCTGGTGGCAGTTGGGCAGTGGGATCACCTTGCCGGCTGCTGCCATGAGCGGCGGTGTGGTGCTGGCGCTGGCCACGCTGGTGGGGGCCTTGCTGCAGTGGCTGATCCAGCTGCCGGCCCTGATCCGTCAGGGTCTGGCGCGATTTCAACTGGTGTGGGATTGGCGCCATCCCGGCGTGCGGGAGGTGTGGCAGGTGATGGGGCCGGCGACGTTGTCCTCCGGGATGCTGCAGATCAATGTGTTCACCGATCTGTTCTTCGCCTCCGGGATTGCAGGAGCTGCAGCGGGTCTCGGTTATGCCAATCTGCTTGTGCAGACGCCGCTGGGGCTGATTTCCAATGCCCTGTTGGTGCCTTTGCTGCCGACCTTTGCCCGTCTCACGGCCGGTGAGGATCGCCCCGAGCTGGTGGAGCGCATTCGTCAGGGACTGATGCTGTCAACGGCGTCAATGATTCCTCTGGGGGGGCTGTTCATCGCCCTGGGGGCGCCGATCGTGGCGCTGGTGTACGAACGCGGCGCGTTCGATGCTGCCGCGGCGCAGCTGGTCACCGGGCTGTTGATGGCCTACGGCTTTGGGATGCCGGTTTATCTCGGCCGGGACGTGCTGGTGCGGGTGTTCTATGCCCTTGGCGATGGCACCACACCGTTTCGGTTCTCGTTGGCGGGGATCGGCCTCAACGTGATCTTCGACTGGTTACTGGTGGGTGGACCAACGCCGTGGGGCAATCAGTCGCCCTTCAATTTCGGGGCGCCTGGACTGGTGCTGGCCACTGTGGCGATCAATGCACTCACATGCCTGGGTCTGCTCCTGGCCCTGCGCCGCCGCCTCCAGGGATTGCCGCTGCGCAGGTGGGGGCGTGATGTGACGTGTCTGAGCCTGGCGGGTTGCATGGCGGCGGCTGTGGCCTGGGCCCTGCAGGGTTGGTTCAGCTGGCCGCAGGGAGCGGTCGGTCTGGTTCTGCAGATCGCTTTGCCAGGCTTGCTTGGACTGCTTGTGTACGGCCTGGCGGCAACAGCCTTCGGCATCGCCGAGGTTCGGGACATCGCAGCGGGTGTTAAGCGCAGGCTCAGGCGTCGATGA
- a CDS encoding cytochrome-c oxidase — protein MLIIEVTNAREVVRQRIGRLGERLIGRVVDPEAQVEKALIQELETAFKEFGIEARIVSVQGPQLVGRQQLELPIQVREERDVRLIDA, from the coding sequence GTGCTGATCATCGAAGTCACCAACGCACGCGAGGTGGTGCGTCAGCGCATCGGCCGGCTTGGGGAACGGTTGATCGGGCGGGTGGTGGATCCGGAAGCTCAGGTGGAGAAGGCGCTGATTCAGGAGTTGGAGACGGCCTTCAAGGAGTTCGGCATCGAAGCGCGAATTGTGTCGGTGCAGGGCCCTCAGCTGGTGGGACGCCAGCAGCTCGAACTACCGATTCAGGTGCGCGAGGAGCGGGACGTGCGGCTCATCGACGCCTGA
- a CDS encoding DUF3181 family protein, whose protein sequence is MSLPAADLQELQSTLADRLYIQVSGWHLYLGDADLAQPLAIECSALIDQGASVAARKSLEAVTVPVAGGASKLPLSRLMPPAQLRELEEILESYCR, encoded by the coding sequence ATGTCTCTTCCCGCTGCCGACCTGCAGGAGCTGCAATCCACCCTGGCTGACCGCCTCTACATCCAGGTTTCGGGCTGGCATCTGTATCTCGGAGATGCAGATCTGGCCCAACCTCTCGCCATTGAGTGCAGTGCCCTGATTGACCAGGGGGCCTCGGTGGCGGCGAGAAAGTCTCTGGAGGCGGTGACAGTTCCGGTGGCTGGTGGAGCCAGCAAGCTGCCGCTCTCGCGCCTGATGCCTCCGGCACAGCTTCGTGAACTCGAGGAGATCCTGGAGTCCTACTGCCGATAA